In the Pseudomonas orientalis genome, one interval contains:
- a CDS encoding Yip1 family protein, producing MIHHVVGLFTHPDQEWREIRGDKEESISHMYLTHTLVLAAIPAISAFIGTTRVGWVIGNRAPVMLTQESALWMTLMSYAAMLGGVAVMGAFIHWMARTYDANPSMARCVAFATYTATPLFVGGLAALYPHMWLGMVVGTAAICYTVYLLYVGLPTFMSIDPDEGFLFSSSVLAVGLVVLVAIMAFTVIVWGLGVGPIYTS from the coding sequence ATGATCCATCACGTCGTGGGGCTGTTTACCCATCCCGATCAGGAATGGCGGGAAATTCGTGGCGACAAGGAAGAAAGCATCAGCCACATGTACCTCACTCACACCCTGGTTCTCGCGGCGATCCCCGCCATCTCCGCGTTTATCGGCACTACCCGGGTCGGTTGGGTCATCGGCAACCGTGCCCCGGTCATGCTCACCCAGGAAAGCGCACTGTGGATGACCCTGATGTCGTACGCCGCCATGCTGGGCGGGGTGGCGGTGATGGGCGCGTTCATTCACTGGATGGCCCGCACCTATGATGCCAATCCCAGCATGGCGCGTTGCGTGGCCTTTGCCACCTACACCGCGACGCCGCTGTTTGTCGGCGGACTCGCCGCGCTTTACCCCCATATGTGGCTAGGCATGGTGGTGGGCACGGCGGCCATCTGCTACACGGTGTATCTGCTGTACGTGGGCTTGCCGACGTTCATGAGTATCGACCCGGATGAAGGCTTTCTGTTTTCCAGCTCGGTATTGGCCGTAGGCCTGGTGGTGTTGGTCGCGATCATGGCGTTTACCGTGATCGTCTGGGGCCTGGGCGTCGGACCCATCTACACCAGCTGA
- a CDS encoding SprT family zinc-dependent metalloprotease: MPEQLNTRVEECFLQAESFFKRSFKRPKVSLKLRGQKAGVAHLHENLLRFNPQLYRENSQHFLKQTVAHEVAHLIAHQLFGERIQPHGEEWQLIMRGVYELPPDRCHTYAVKRRQVTRYIYRCPCADSDFPFSPQRHGLVGQGRRYLCRRCRQTLVFTGETRVE; this comes from the coding sequence ATGCCCGAGCAACTCAATACCCGCGTCGAAGAGTGTTTCCTGCAAGCCGAATCCTTTTTCAAACGAAGCTTCAAACGCCCCAAGGTCAGCCTCAAGCTGCGGGGTCAGAAAGCCGGTGTCGCGCATTTGCACGAAAACCTGCTGCGCTTCAACCCTCAGCTCTACCGAGAAAACAGCCAACACTTCCTGAAACAGACCGTGGCTCACGAAGTCGCGCACCTGATTGCCCACCAACTGTTTGGCGAGCGCATCCAGCCCCATGGGGAGGAATGGCAGTTGATCATGCGCGGGGTTTACGAACTGCCGCCGGACCGTTGCCACACCTATGCGGTCAAGCGTCGCCAGGTGACTCGCTATATCTACCGGTGCCCCTGTGCCGACAGCGACTTCCCGTTTTCGCCGCAGCGCCATGGGCTGGTGGGCCAGGGGCGGCGGTATTTGTGTCGGCGGTGTCGGCAGACCCTGGTGTTCACTGGGGAAACTCGCGTGGAATAA
- a CDS encoding CaiB/BaiF CoA transferase family protein, protein MSGPLASLKVLDFSTLLPGPFASLMLADMGAEVLRIESPTRPDLLRVWPPHDHGTSASHAYLNRNKRSLALDLKRDEALQIVLELVKGVDILIEQFRPGVMERLGLGYAALKAINPRLIYVSITGYGQTGPYRDRAGHDINYLAVAGVASHTGRRDSGPLPLGVQLADVGGGSLHAVVGLLAAVVARQHSGVGQYLDVSMTDCSFSLNAMAGAGYLACGVEPARENHVLNGGSFYDYYRTRDGRWMSVGSLEPAFMQQLCEILGRPELAVHGVKPEQQLALKRALQVEFEKRSFDELCALFAGVDACVEPVLSLSEALAHPQLQARGLISQVPRGDGSTQAQIACPLKFSEGLPAPRHIGAAVGAHSDEVLAELGFSAQRISELRLAKVIG, encoded by the coding sequence ATGTCAGGTCCCTTGGCGTCCCTCAAAGTGCTGGATTTTTCCACCTTGTTACCCGGCCCGTTCGCCTCGCTGATGCTGGCGGACATGGGCGCCGAGGTGCTGCGCATCGAATCGCCGACGCGGCCGGACCTGCTGCGCGTATGGCCGCCCCACGATCATGGCACGTCGGCGAGCCATGCCTACCTCAATCGCAACAAGCGCAGCCTGGCGCTGGACCTCAAGCGGGACGAGGCGCTGCAGATCGTCCTCGAGCTGGTCAAGGGCGTGGATATTCTCATCGAACAGTTTCGCCCCGGGGTCATGGAACGTCTGGGCCTGGGGTACGCCGCACTGAAGGCGATCAACCCCAGGCTGATCTACGTGTCGATCACCGGCTACGGCCAGACCGGCCCCTACCGGGATCGTGCCGGCCACGACATCAACTACCTGGCAGTCGCCGGCGTAGCCAGCCACACCGGGCGGCGAGACAGCGGACCGTTGCCGCTGGGCGTGCAGCTGGCGGATGTTGGCGGCGGGTCCCTGCATGCGGTGGTGGGCCTGCTGGCGGCGGTGGTTGCACGGCAGCACAGTGGCGTCGGTCAGTATCTGGATGTGAGCATGACCGACTGCTCGTTCAGCCTGAACGCCATGGCCGGCGCGGGATACCTGGCCTGCGGGGTGGAGCCGGCGCGGGAAAACCACGTGCTCAATGGCGGCAGTTTCTACGATTACTACCGCACCCGGGATGGACGCTGGATGTCGGTGGGCAGCCTGGAACCGGCGTTTATGCAGCAGTTGTGTGAAATCCTGGGGCGACCGGAGCTGGCCGTGCACGGCGTGAAGCCCGAGCAGCAGCTGGCACTCAAGCGGGCGTTGCAGGTGGAGTTTGAAAAACGCAGCTTTGACGAGTTGTGCGCGTTGTTTGCGGGCGTGGATGCGTGTGTGGAACCGGTGTTGAGCCTGAGCGAAGCGCTGGCGCATCCGCAGTTGCAGGCGCGCGGTTTGATCAGCCAGGTGCCGAGGGGCGATGGTTCGACGCAGGCGCAGATCGCCTGCCCGCTGAAATTCTCCGAAGGTTTGCCGGCGCCACGGCATATCGGGGCTGCCGTGGGGGCGCACAGTGATGAAGTGTTGGCGGAGTTGGGGTTCAGTGCGCAGCGGATAAGTGAGTTGCGCCTGGCCAAAGTTATTGGGTGA
- the tusD gene encoding sulfurtransferase complex subunit TusD, with protein sequence MKFAIAVFCAAHAPASRRALLFAQAALAGGHEIVRLFFYQDGVYSASNNIVAPQDEQDIARQWREFVSTHQLDGVVCIAAALRRGVLNAEEATRYQRSAVNLEAPWALSGLGQLHDAIQDADRLICFGGT encoded by the coding sequence ATGAAGTTCGCGATTGCAGTGTTTTGCGCCGCCCACGCGCCCGCCTCGCGCCGCGCCCTGTTGTTCGCCCAGGCGGCTTTGGCCGGCGGGCATGAGATTGTGCGGCTGTTTTTTTATCAGGATGGCGTGTACAGCGCCTCCAATAACATCGTCGCACCCCAGGACGAGCAGGACATCGCGCGCCAGTGGCGCGAATTTGTCAGCACCCACCAGCTGGACGGCGTTGTGTGCATCGCCGCGGCCTTGCGCCGTGGTGTGCTCAATGCCGAGGAAGCCACGCGCTATCAACGCAGCGCGGTGAATCTGGAGGCGCCCTGGGCGCTGTCGGGCCTGGGGCAATTGCATGACGCGATCCAGGACGCCGATCGCCTGATCTGTTTTGGAGGCACCTGA
- the tusC gene encoding sulfurtransferase complex subunit TusC: MAKSLLIISRQAPWSGPSAREALDIVLAGGAFDLPIGLLFMDDGVFQLAPHQDAKAVQQKDLSANLQALGLFGIDEVFACGHSLSARGLPPPDTAQALDSQAISSLIDRYDQVITL; this comes from the coding sequence ATGGCCAAATCATTGCTGATCATCAGCCGCCAGGCGCCATGGTCCGGCCCCAGTGCCCGGGAGGCGCTGGATATCGTGCTGGCCGGTGGCGCGTTCGACCTGCCCATCGGCCTGCTGTTCATGGATGACGGCGTGTTTCAACTGGCGCCGCACCAGGACGCCAAGGCCGTACAGCAAAAGGATTTGAGCGCCAACCTGCAGGCGCTGGGCCTGTTCGGCATCGATGAGGTGTTCGCCTGCGGCCACAGCCTGTCCGCACGCGGGCTGCCGCCACCCGACACGGCGCAGGCGCTGGACAGCCAAGCCATTTCCAGTTTGATTGACCGTTACGACCAGGTGATTACCCTCTGA
- the tusB gene encoding sulfurtransferase complex subunit TusB — protein sequence MSTLHVVTHSPFTDSRLDSCLRVCGTDDAILLCGDGAYGLHNAVLQTKGIKVFVLAEDLQARNLPLPDWADSVDYPGFVQLSIDYARVNSWL from the coding sequence ATGTCGACTCTACATGTGGTGACCCACTCCCCCTTTACCGACAGCCGTCTGGACAGTTGCCTGCGCGTTTGCGGCACCGACGATGCCATCCTGCTCTGCGGTGACGGCGCCTACGGCCTGCACAACGCAGTGCTGCAAACCAAGGGGATAAAAGTGTTTGTGCTGGCTGAAGACCTGCAGGCACGCAACCTGCCGCTCCCGGACTGGGCCGACAGCGTGGACTATCCGGGTTTCGTGCAGTTGTCGATCGACTATGCCAGGGTCAACAGCTGGTTATGA
- a CDS encoding TusE/DsrC/DsvC family sulfur relay protein produces the protein MNTLTVGMRTLELDKDGYLVDLNEWSADVANALAAAESLELTQDHWEILELLRDFYAEYQLSPATRPLIKYTALKLGVEKGNSLHLNKLFNGTPAKLAAKLAGLPRPTNCL, from the coding sequence ATGAACACACTGACCGTAGGCATGCGCACCCTCGAACTGGACAAGGACGGCTACCTCGTCGACCTCAACGAGTGGTCTGCCGACGTTGCCAATGCCCTGGCCGCCGCCGAGTCGCTGGAGTTGACCCAGGACCACTGGGAAATTCTCGAACTGCTGCGCGACTTTTATGCCGAGTACCAACTGTCCCCCGCCACGCGCCCGCTGATCAAGTACACCGCCTTGAAACTCGGCGTGGAAAAGGGCAACAGCCTGCACCTCAACAAACTGTTCAACGGCACTCCCGCCAAACTCGCCGCCAAGCTGGCGGGCCTGCCCAGGCCGACGAATTGCTTATGA
- a CDS encoding glycosyl transferase family protein: MTDFASLTLSTPEEHPFAPFVRILGKGKRGARNLTREEARQAMGMLLDEKVEDTQLGAFLMLLRHKEESPEELAGFTEAVRERLHPPALNVDIDWPTYAGKKRHLPWFLLAAKCLAQHGVRILMHGGGAHTAGRLYTEQLLERLQIPLCRNWQQVEAAYAHGNLAFIPLGDWAPQLQRMINLRNTLGLRSPIHSLARLLNPLNARCGLQSIFHPGYQGVHRDASGLLGDNVIVVKGDGGEIEINPDTLSHLYGTTGGQSWDEEWPALSAQRHVKPATLEPEHLKAVWRGDVEDSYPQLALIATMALALRGLGRTREQAFELARQYWDARDKSI, encoded by the coding sequence ATGACCGACTTTGCCTCCCTGACCCTCTCAACGCCTGAAGAACATCCGTTTGCGCCGTTCGTGCGCATCCTCGGCAAAGGCAAGCGCGGCGCACGCAATCTCACCCGTGAGGAAGCGCGGCAAGCCATGGGCATGCTGCTCGACGAAAAAGTCGAAGACACCCAACTGGGCGCCTTCCTCATGCTGCTGCGCCACAAGGAAGAGAGCCCGGAAGAGCTCGCCGGCTTCACCGAGGCGGTCCGCGAGCGCTTGCACCCGCCCGCACTGAACGTGGACATCGACTGGCCGACCTACGCGGGCAAAAAGCGGCATTTGCCGTGGTTCCTGCTGGCGGCCAAGTGTCTGGCGCAACATGGCGTGCGCATCCTCATGCACGGCGGCGGCGCGCATACGGCGGGGCGCTTGTATACAGAGCAACTGCTGGAGCGCTTGCAGATACCGCTGTGCCGCAATTGGCAACAGGTCGAGGCGGCATATGCACACGGCAACCTCGCGTTTATCCCGCTGGGTGACTGGGCGCCCCAGTTGCAGCGCATGATCAACCTGCGCAACACCCTCGGCCTGCGCTCGCCGATTCACTCCCTGGCACGCTTGCTCAACCCGCTGAATGCCCGTTGCGGCCTGCAAAGCATTTTCCACCCGGGTTACCAGGGCGTACACCGCGATGCCAGTGGCCTGCTGGGCGACAATGTGATTGTGGTCAAGGGCGATGGTGGCGAGATCGAGATCAACCCCGACACCCTCAGCCACTTGTATGGCACCACCGGCGGCCAGAGCTGGGACGAAGAATGGCCCGCCCTCTCCGCCCAGCGCCACGTCAAACCGGCGACCCTGGAGCCCGAGCATCTGAAAGCCGTATGGCGTGGCGACGTCGAGGACAGCTACCCGCAACTGGCGCTGATCGCGACCATGGCCCTGGCTTTGCGCGGCCTTGGACGCACCCGCGAGCAGGCATTCGAACTGGCCCGGCAGTACTGGGACGCGCGAGACAAATCGATTTAA
- a CDS encoding glutathione S-transferase family protein, protein MGLLIEGHWKDQWYESSADGAFQREQAQRRHWVTADGQPGPSGEGGFKAEAGRYHLYVSLACPWAHRTLILRKLKGLESLIDVSVVSWLMLENGWTFDKADGSSGDALDGFDFMHQRYTADTAGYTGRVTVPVLWDKQLKRIVSNESAEIIRMFNSAFNELTGNTLDFYPQALRSTIDTLNERIYPAVNNGVYRAGFATSQQAYERAFDDVFAELDQLERHLGEQRYLAGEYLTEADVRLFTTLIRFDAVYYSHFKCNLRRIADYPNLSNWLREMYQWPGVAETVDFEHIKGHYYASHRTINPTGIVPKGPLQRFDVGHDRERLSGKGVWS, encoded by the coding sequence ATGGGTTTGCTGATCGAAGGACACTGGAAAGACCAGTGGTACGAAAGTAGCGCAGATGGCGCTTTTCAACGCGAACAGGCGCAACGCCGTCACTGGGTGACCGCCGACGGCCAACCCGGGCCGAGTGGCGAAGGCGGCTTCAAGGCCGAGGCCGGGCGCTATCACCTCTACGTTTCCCTGGCCTGTCCCTGGGCCCATCGCACCTTGATCCTGCGCAAACTCAAGGGCCTGGAAAGCCTGATCGACGTCTCGGTCGTCAGTTGGTTGATGCTGGAAAACGGCTGGACCTTCGACAAGGCCGACGGCTCAAGCGGCGACGCGCTGGACGGTTTCGATTTCATGCACCAGCGCTACACCGCCGACACCGCTGGCTACACCGGGCGCGTCACGGTACCGGTGTTATGGGACAAGCAGCTCAAGCGCATCGTCAGCAACGAATCGGCGGAGATCATTCGCATGTTCAACAGCGCGTTCAATGAACTGACCGGCAATACCCTGGATTTCTACCCCCAAGCACTGCGCTCGACCATCGACACACTCAATGAACGCATCTACCCCGCCGTGAACAATGGCGTGTATCGTGCCGGGTTCGCTACTTCGCAGCAGGCTTATGAACGTGCGTTTGATGATGTGTTTGCCGAGCTGGATCAGCTGGAACGTCACCTGGGCGAGCAACGCTATCTGGCGGGTGAATACCTGACCGAGGCGGATGTCAGGCTGTTTACCACGCTGATCCGTTTTGATGCGGTGTATTACAGCCACTTCAAATGCAACCTGCGCCGGATTGCCGATTATCCGAACCTGTCGAATTGGCTAAGGGAAATGTATCAGTGGCCTGGGGTAGCCGAGACGGTGGATTTCGAGCATATCAAGGGGCATTACTATGCCAGCCATCGGACCATCAATCCGACGGGGATTGTGCCAAAGGGGCCGTTGCAGCGGTTTGATGTTGGGCATGATCGGGAGCGGTTGAGTGGCAAAGGTGTGTGGAGCTGA
- the cysG gene encoding siroheme synthase CysG: MEFLPLFHNLRGSRVLVVGGGEIALRKSRLLADAGAVLRVVAPQIENQLRELVLGSGGDLMLRGYQEADLDGCVLIIAATDDEPLNAQVSSDAKRRCVPVNVVDAPALCSVIFPAIVDRSPLVIAVSSGGDAPVLARLIRAKLETWIPSTYGQLAGLAARFRAQVKGLYPDVQQRRAFWEEVFQGPIADRQLAGQGDEAERLLIEKVNGAPPYAPGEVYLVGAGPGDPDLLTFRALRLMQQADVVLYDRLVAPAILDLCRRDAERVYVGKRRAEHAVPQDQINQQLVDLAKQGKRVLRLKGGDPFIFGRGGEEIEELAAHGIPFQVVPGITAASGCAAYAGIPLTHRDYAQSVRFITGHLKNGTSDLPWQDLVGPSQTLVFYMGLIGLPIICEQLILHGRAADTPAALIQQGTTANQRVFTGTLADLPRMVAEHEVHAPTLVIVGEVVVLREKLKWFEGAQSQV; encoded by the coding sequence ATGGAATTTCTGCCGCTGTTTCATAACCTGCGCGGCAGTCGTGTGCTGGTGGTCGGTGGCGGGGAGATTGCCTTGCGCAAATCCCGCCTGCTGGCCGATGCCGGCGCGGTGCTGCGGGTGGTTGCTCCCCAGATCGAAAACCAGTTGCGTGAGCTGGTGCTGGGCAGTGGCGGGGACCTGATGTTGCGCGGTTATCAGGAAGCCGACCTCGACGGTTGCGTGCTGATCATCGCGGCCACCGACGACGAGCCACTGAACGCGCAAGTGTCCAGTGATGCCAAGCGTCGCTGTGTGCCGGTCAACGTGGTGGATGCGCCGGCTTTGTGCAGCGTGATCTTCCCGGCGATCGTCGACCGGTCGCCGCTGGTGATTGCGGTATCCAGTGGCGGCGATGCGCCGGTGCTGGCGCGCTTGATCCGCGCCAAGCTGGAGACCTGGATTCCGTCCACCTATGGCCAATTGGCCGGTTTGGCGGCGCGTTTTCGTGCCCAGGTCAAAGGTTTGTACCCGGACGTGCAGCAGCGTCGGGCGTTCTGGGAAGAGGTGTTCCAGGGCCCGATTGCCGACCGCCAACTGGCCGGGCAGGGCGATGAGGCCGAGCGCCTGTTGATCGAAAAGGTCAATGGCGCGCCGCCTTACGCACCGGGTGAGGTGTACCTGGTGGGCGCAGGTCCGGGCGATCCGGACCTGCTGACTTTCCGTGCCTTGCGCCTGATGCAGCAAGCCGATGTGGTGTTGTATGACCGTCTGGTGGCCCCGGCGATTCTGGATTTGTGCCGCCGTGATGCCGAGCGCGTGTATGTCGGCAAGCGTCGTGCCGAGCATGCCGTGCCCCAGGATCAGATCAACCAGCAACTGGTGGACCTGGCCAAGCAAGGCAAGCGCGTGCTGCGCCTGAAGGGCGGCGATCCGTTCATTTTTGGCCGTGGCGGCGAGGAGATCGAGGAACTGGCGGCCCATGGCATCCCGTTCCAGGTGGTGCCGGGCATCACGGCGGCCAGTGGTTGCGCGGCGTATGCGGGCATTCCGCTGACGCACCGTGACTATGCGCAGTCGGTGCGCTTCATCACCGGGCACCTGAAAAACGGCACGTCGGACCTGCCATGGCAGGACCTGGTCGGGCCGTCGCAGACCCTGGTGTTCTATATGGGCTTGATCGGTTTGCCGATCATCTGCGAACAACTGATCCTGCATGGCCGCGCCGCCGATACACCGGCAGCGTTGATCCAGCAGGGCACCACCGCCAACCAGCGCGTGTTCACCGGCACTCTCGCCGACTTGCCGCGCATGGTGGCGGAGCATGAAGTGCATGCGCCGACACTGGTGATCGTGGGAGAGGTGGTGGTGTTGCGCGAGAAGCTCAAGTGGTTTGAAGGCGCTCAGTCTCAGGTGTAG
- the serS gene encoding serine--tRNA ligase, whose product MLDSKLLRSNLQDVADRLASRGFALDVARIEALEEQRKTVQTRTEALQAERNARSKSIGQAKQRGEDIAPLMADVERMGTELSDGKVELEGIQTELDSILLGIPNIPHESVPIGEDEDGNVEVRRWGTPKAFDFEIKDHVALGELTGGLDFETAAKMSGARFALLRGPIARMHRALAQFMINLHTAEHGYEEAYTPYLVQAPALMGTSQLPKFEEDLFRISRDGEADLYLIPTAEVSLTNIVAGEILDAKQLPLKFVAHSPCFRSEAGASGRDTRGMIRQHQFDKVEMVQVVEPSQSMQALEGLTANAERVLQLLELPYRVLALCTGDMGFSAVKTYDLEVWVPSQDKYREISSCSNCGDFQARRMQARFRNPETGKPELVHTLNGSGLAVGRTLVAVLENYQQADGSIRVPDVLKPYMGGVEVIG is encoded by the coding sequence ATGCTCGATTCCAAACTGTTACGTAGCAACCTCCAGGACGTAGCGGACCGCCTGGCATCCCGTGGCTTTGCCCTGGATGTTGCGCGCATCGAAGCGCTGGAAGAACAGCGCAAGACCGTCCAGACCCGCACCGAAGCACTGCAGGCTGAGCGGAATGCGCGTTCCAAATCCATCGGTCAGGCCAAGCAGCGCGGCGAAGACATCGCGCCGTTGATGGCGGACGTCGAGCGTATGGGCACCGAGCTGTCCGACGGTAAAGTCGAGCTGGAAGGCATTCAGACCGAGCTGGATTCGATCCTGTTGGGCATCCCCAATATTCCCCATGAGTCGGTACCGATCGGCGAAGACGAAGACGGCAACGTTGAAGTGCGCCGCTGGGGCACGCCAAAAGCCTTCGATTTCGAGATCAAGGACCACGTTGCGTTGGGCGAACTGACCGGCGGCCTGGATTTCGAGACCGCCGCGAAAATGTCCGGCGCGCGCTTTGCCTTGCTGCGTGGCCCGATCGCACGCATGCACCGGGCCCTGGCGCAGTTCATGATCAACCTGCACACCGCCGAGCACGGTTACGAAGAAGCCTACACGCCTTACCTGGTGCAGGCGCCGGCGCTGATGGGCACCAGCCAGTTGCCGAAATTCGAGGAGGACCTGTTCAGGATCAGCCGCGACGGCGAAGCCGACCTGTACTTGATCCCGACCGCCGAAGTGTCGTTGACCAATATCGTTGCCGGCGAAATCCTCGATGCCAAGCAACTGCCGTTGAAGTTCGTGGCCCACAGCCCGTGCTTTCGCAGTGAAGCCGGTGCGTCGGGTCGCGATACGCGCGGCATGATTCGCCAGCACCAGTTCGACAAGGTCGAGATGGTCCAGGTGGTCGAGCCGTCCCAGTCGATGCAAGCGCTGGAAGGCCTGACCGCCAACGCCGAGCGCGTCCTGCAACTGCTGGAGCTGCCGTACCGCGTACTGGCGCTGTGCACCGGCGACATGGGTTTCAGCGCCGTGAAGACCTACGACCTCGAAGTGTGGGTGCCGAGCCAGGACAAATACCGCGAGATTTCGTCGTGCTCCAACTGCGGTGACTTCCAGGCCCGGCGCATGCAGGCGCGGTTCCGCAACCCGGAAACCGGCAAGCCGGAGCTGGTGCACACCCTCAACGGTTCGGGCCTGGCCGTCGGGCGTACCCTGGTGGCCGTGCTGGAAAACTACCAGCAGGCCGACGGTTCGATCCGCGTGCCGGACGTGCTCAAGCCGTACATGGGCGGCGTCGAGGTCATCGGCTAA
- the crcB gene encoding fluoride efflux transporter CrcB, which produces MLKTILAVSAAGIAGTLLRFATGTWVSANWPKHYYAATLAVNLVGCLIIGLLYGWFLLRPEVPIEIRAGLIVGFVGGLTTFSSFSLDTLRLLESGQALVAFGYLGISVFGGLLATWAGLSLTKL; this is translated from the coding sequence GTGCTTAAGACGATTCTTGCCGTGTCCGCAGCCGGCATCGCTGGTACATTATTGCGTTTCGCCACCGGGACCTGGGTCAGCGCCAACTGGCCGAAGCATTATTATGCCGCGACCCTGGCGGTCAACCTGGTGGGCTGCCTGATCATCGGATTGTTGTACGGCTGGTTCCTGTTGCGCCCGGAAGTACCGATTGAAATTCGCGCCGGCTTGATTGTCGGCTTTGTAGGCGGTCTGACGACCTTTTCATCCTTTTCACTGGATACGCTGCGCCTGCTGGAAAGCGGGCAGGCCCTGGTCGCCTTCGGCTACCTGGGCATCAGCGTGTTCGGCGGGCTGCTCGCCACCTGGGCCGGCCTGTCCTTGACCAAACTTTGA
- a CDS encoding replication-associated recombination protein A, which yields MDLFRSDPIAQPLAARLRSTNLDEYVGQEHLLARGKPLREALEQGALHSMIFWGPPGVGKTTLARLLAKVSDAHFETVSAVLAGVKEIRQAVEVAKQQAGQYGKRTILFVDEVHRFNKSQQDAFLPYVEDGTLIFIGATTENPSFELNNALLSRARVYVLKSLDEAAMQKLLQRALSEDKGLGKRQLSVSEEGFKILLTAADGDGRRFLNLLENASDLAEDGGEIGVDLLQSLLGDTRRRFDKGGEAFYDQISALHKSVRGSNPDGALYWFARMIDGGCDPLYLARRVVRMASEDIGNADPRALSLCLAAWDVQERLGSPEGELAVAQAITYLACAPKSNAVYMGFKSALRAAAEHGSLEVPMHLRNAPTKLMKQLGYGDEYRYAHDEPDAYAAGEDYFPDELEPLALYQPVPRGLELKIGEKLNHLAQLDRLSPRQRRK from the coding sequence ATGGATCTGTTTCGAAGTGACCCGATTGCCCAGCCCCTGGCCGCGCGCCTGCGCTCGACCAACCTGGATGAGTACGTCGGTCAGGAACATCTGCTCGCTCGCGGCAAGCCGTTGCGCGAAGCCCTGGAGCAGGGTGCGCTGCACTCGATGATTTTCTGGGGGCCGCCGGGGGTGGGTAAAACCACCCTGGCGCGCCTGCTCGCCAAGGTCTCGGATGCGCACTTCGAAACGGTCTCGGCGGTACTGGCCGGGGTCAAGGAGATCCGCCAGGCGGTGGAAGTCGCCAAGCAGCAGGCCGGGCAATATGGCAAGCGCACCATCCTGTTTGTCGACGAAGTGCATCGCTTCAACAAGTCGCAGCAGGATGCGTTCCTGCCGTACGTCGAAGACGGCACGTTGATCTTTATCGGCGCCACCACTGAAAACCCGTCTTTCGAACTCAATAACGCACTGCTTTCGCGAGCCCGCGTCTATGTGCTCAAGAGCCTGGACGAAGCGGCGATGCAGAAGCTGTTGCAGCGCGCCTTGAGCGAAGACAAGGGCCTGGGCAAGCGCCAACTGAGCGTCAGTGAAGAGGGCTTCAAGATTCTGCTCACTGCCGCCGATGGCGACGGCCGGCGTTTTCTCAACCTGCTGGAGAACGCCTCGGACCTTGCCGAAGACGGCGGTGAGATTGGCGTCGACCTGCTGCAAAGTCTGCTGGGCGACACGCGTCGGCGTTTCGATAAGGGCGGCGAAGCGTTCTACGACCAGATTTCGGCGCTGCACAAGTCCGTACGCGGCTCCAACCCGGACGGTGCGCTGTACTGGTTTGCGCGCATGATCGACGGCGGTTGCGACCCGTTGTACCTGGCGCGCCGGGTCGTGCGCATGGCCAGCGAAGACATCGGTAATGCCGACCCGCGCGCCTTGAGCCTGTGCCTGGCCGCCTGGGACGTGCAGGAGCGCCTCGGCAGCCCGGAAGGCGAGCTGGCGGTGGCCCAGGCCATCACTTACCTGGCCTGCGCGCCGAAAAGCAACGCGGTGTACATGGGCTTCAAGTCGGCGCTGCGAGCGGCGGCCGAGCATGGTTCCCTCGAAGTGCCGATGCACTTGCGCAACGCGCCGACCAAACTGATGAAACAGCTGGGTTACGGTGATGAATACCGTTATGCCCATGACGAGCCGGACGCCTACGCGGCCGGCGAAGATTACTTCCCCGATGAACTGGAGCCGCTGGCGCTCTATCAGCCTGTGCCCCGTGGCCTGGAGCTGAAGATCGGCGAAAAGCTCAACCATCTGGCCCAACTCGACCGTCTCAGTCCCCGTCAGCGGAGAAAGTAG